From the genome of Geoglobus ahangari, one region includes:
- a CDS encoding YbhB/YbcL family Raf kinase inhibitor-like protein, translating to MRKVHIVLLATTLLIFGCTGQESMEKGTLSVTSSFKNGGEIPKKYTCDGVNINPPLVIGGVSDKAKSLVIIADDPDAPMGTFTHWIAWNIPVTDRIPEGVPKAGAVSKPVRMVQGVNDFGKVGYDGPCPPRGEKHRYFFRVYALDTMLDLEPGADRKELESAMKGHVIQYGEIMGMYGRS from the coding sequence ATGAGAAAAGTCCACATCGTACTTCTTGCCACCACTCTCTTGATTTTTGGATGTACCGGACAGGAATCGATGGAAAAGGGCACACTCTCAGTAACCTCATCCTTCAAAAATGGTGGTGAGATTCCGAAGAAGTACACGTGCGATGGCGTGAATATCAACCCTCCTCTGGTGATTGGTGGGGTTAGCGATAAGGCTAAAAGCCTCGTCATCATCGCTGACGATCCCGACGCCCCAATGGGCACCTTCACCCACTGGATAGCATGGAACATTCCGGTGACGGACAGGATCCCGGAGGGGGTTCCAAAGGCCGGTGCTGTAAGCAAGCCGGTGAGGATGGTGCAGGGTGTCAACGATTTTGGGAAGGTTGGCTACGATGGCCCCTGTCCGCCCCGAGGAGAGAAGCACCGCTACTTTTTCAGGGTTTACGCTCTCGACACCATGCTCGACCTCGAGCCCGGAGCTGACAGAAAGGAGCTCGAATCGGCCATGAAGGGGCACGTGATTCAGTACGGGGAGATCATGGGAATGTATGGGAGGAGCTGA
- a CDS encoding aldehyde ferredoxin oxidoreductase family protein: MSLAIVDVGSRNVKLSRIPEKDERELIGGKGIATKLLLSIPEKADLLSPENAIIFAVGPVNSFRLSGASRMTAVFKSPLTGGYGESQCGGFAPHEMALTGINALMITGRSDRPVYLVVEDGSVEVKPADHLWGLDAFETEEALRKDEGGEVIAIGQAGENLVRFACITHRRGRQFGRAGGGAVLGSKRVKAIVFKGDGESRIDREFEEFLDEQVIPKLSALQEYGTPNIMWLVNKSKSLPSYYWEKSEFDIESIDAEAMLKYFVRRNACYSCKVACGRISRTERAEVEGPEYETLYAFGSLLGNSNLKSIIEANELADRLGMDTISLGNAIGFAITLSRLGKIDERLDFGEGEKYVELVRKVAFREGVGNLLAEGVARMEKLTGVEGVHVNGLEPPAYDPRGIFGVALAYSTSPRGACHMRSCAYRPNLAGQLNRLSPEGQAQLVKELEDFYAVVDSLVYCRFLALPQIGMGWEDVARLLEISTGRKYGVEQLKRIGHMIHSMAWEFNRREGIEYGRLPSKLFEYGLRREDFERMLGEYVGLRG; the protein is encoded by the coding sequence ATGAGCCTCGCCATCGTTGATGTTGGCAGCAGAAATGTAAAGCTCTCCAGAATCCCGGAGAAGGATGAGAGGGAGCTGATAGGTGGGAAGGGGATAGCAACCAAGCTTCTCCTCAGCATTCCCGAAAAAGCTGACCTGCTGTCACCTGAGAACGCCATAATATTTGCCGTCGGGCCTGTTAATTCATTCAGGCTTTCCGGGGCGTCGAGAATGACTGCCGTCTTCAAGTCCCCTCTGACTGGGGGTTATGGCGAGAGCCAGTGCGGTGGCTTTGCCCCTCACGAAATGGCGCTTACAGGGATTAACGCCCTTATGATAACCGGTAGGAGCGATAGGCCTGTGTACTTGGTTGTTGAAGATGGAAGTGTCGAGGTCAAGCCAGCCGACCACCTGTGGGGGCTCGACGCGTTTGAGACCGAGGAAGCACTCAGGAAGGATGAGGGTGGGGAAGTGATCGCCATTGGGCAGGCCGGGGAAAATCTGGTTAGATTTGCGTGCATAACTCACAGGAGGGGCAGGCAGTTTGGGAGAGCTGGGGGAGGAGCGGTTCTTGGGTCGAAGAGGGTGAAGGCCATCGTCTTTAAAGGAGACGGAGAGAGCAGGATCGACAGGGAGTTCGAGGAGTTTCTTGATGAGCAGGTGATTCCGAAGCTCTCCGCACTGCAGGAGTACGGGACGCCCAACATCATGTGGCTAGTGAATAAATCGAAGAGCCTGCCGTCATACTACTGGGAGAAGTCCGAGTTCGACATCGAGAGCATCGATGCGGAGGCTATGCTGAAATACTTTGTTAGAAGGAACGCTTGCTACTCATGCAAGGTCGCGTGCGGGAGGATAAGCAGGACTGAAAGGGCCGAGGTGGAGGGGCCGGAGTACGAAACTCTATACGCATTCGGCTCGCTGCTCGGAAATTCCAACTTGAAGTCGATAATCGAGGCCAACGAGCTCGCTGACAGGCTCGGAATGGACACGATATCTTTGGGGAACGCCATCGGTTTTGCGATCACGCTGAGCAGGCTCGGGAAAATTGACGAAAGGCTTGACTTCGGTGAGGGCGAGAAGTACGTTGAGCTCGTCAGGAAGGTTGCTTTCAGGGAAGGCGTAGGGAACCTGCTTGCTGAAGGCGTTGCGAGGATGGAAAAGCTCACGGGAGTTGAGGGGGTGCACGTGAACGGGCTCGAACCTCCTGCCTATGATCCCAGAGGAATTTTCGGCGTAGCTTTGGCCTACTCAACCTCGCCGAGGGGGGCATGCCACATGCGGAGCTGCGCCTACAGGCCAAACCTTGCCGGACAGCTGAACAGGCTTTCTCCAGAAGGTCAGGCTCAGCTCGTCAAGGAGCTTGAGGACTTCTACGCTGTCGTTGACAGCCTTGTTTACTGCCGCTTCCTCGCACTGCCTCAGATAGGGATGGGCTGGGAGGACGTGGCGAGGCTGCTTGAGATCTCCACCGGCAGAAAGTACGGGGTGGAGCAGCTGAAGAGGATAGGCCACATGATACACAGCATGGCCTGGGAGTTCAACAGGAGGGAGGGAATCGAATACGGAAGGCTGCCATCAAAGCTCTTCGAGTACGGGCTGAGGAGGGAGGATTTCGAGAGGATGCTCGGGGAATACGTTGGGTTGAGGGGTTAA
- a CDS encoding COG1470 family protein, producing MKYLVVASLMALLAVAVSAHASEVVSVSQPVPIPVERVDIEKVYENVTKIVVEPKYKHLRLMPGDEKTFTVKLKNPNEKDVVVEPRVVTFPIFDNLVGKDWVSFDKSKFVLKAGESAEIKVTVKVPEDAGKGYYNSMVVFTNDSIQMPYPSVRPIYVNQMSLSVNVWVPPVVRIYPRFIDDRVEAGGSYEYKIYVENTGDHPLKMNPSLVREEGVYYDPFSPVTWMDDSLVTIEAPKVIEPKSKAVVKVKVNVPSSVKGILRASLNLNVEDPGLDEWMQRIDLNLQVYEKPSEPFVKTFAVENATKVTITVSTSNYGKGAEKLDEVDVRVVSPVGVVNLKPSRVVEEVRVSLSDSKLPPWEEVEGIYTVTGYKRTEVYTIENPVDGVWKVEVLPSSESFSLVVEVE from the coding sequence ATGAAGTATCTGGTGGTGGCTTCGTTAATGGCGCTTCTGGCTGTCGCGGTGAGTGCTCACGCGAGTGAGGTGGTTTCTGTTTCTCAGCCAGTGCCGATACCTGTGGAGAGGGTGGACATCGAAAAAGTGTACGAGAACGTTACTAAGATCGTCGTGGAGCCAAAGTACAAGCACCTGCGCTTAATGCCGGGAGACGAGAAAACTTTTACAGTCAAACTCAAGAATCCAAACGAAAAGGATGTTGTGGTGGAGCCGAGAGTGGTCACATTCCCCATCTTCGATAACTTGGTTGGCAAAGACTGGGTTAGTTTTGACAAAAGCAAGTTCGTATTAAAGGCTGGTGAAAGCGCCGAAATTAAGGTAACGGTGAAGGTGCCAGAAGATGCCGGAAAGGGGTACTACAATTCAATGGTCGTCTTCACAAACGACAGCATCCAGATGCCCTATCCATCCGTAAGGCCTATCTATGTGAACCAGATGAGCCTGAGCGTGAACGTGTGGGTTCCACCTGTGGTGAGGATTTACCCGAGGTTTATTGATGACAGGGTTGAAGCTGGTGGGAGCTATGAGTACAAGATATATGTAGAGAACACGGGAGATCACCCACTAAAGATGAATCCATCCCTGGTGAGGGAAGAGGGAGTCTACTATGACCCGTTCTCTCCTGTAACTTGGATGGACGACAGTCTGGTGACCATAGAGGCTCCAAAAGTGATTGAGCCTAAGTCCAAGGCCGTTGTAAAGGTGAAGGTGAACGTCCCGTCTTCGGTTAAAGGCATTCTGAGAGCGAGTCTCAACTTGAATGTCGAGGATCCGGGATTGGACGAGTGGATGCAGAGAATTGATTTGAACTTGCAGGTTTACGAAAAGCCAAGCGAACCCTTCGTTAAAACATTCGCTGTCGAAAACGCCACGAAAGTCACGATAACTGTCTCGACAAGCAACTACGGAAAGGGTGCAGAAAAGCTTGATGAGGTTGATGTTAGGGTGGTCTCTCCAGTTGGGGTTGTGAACCTGAAACCGAGCAGAGTCGTCGAAGAAGTCAGAGTGTCTCTGTCTGACTCAAAGCTGCCGCCTTGGGAGGAGGTTGAGGGGATTTACACCGTTACGGGCTACAAGAGAACTGAGGTTTACACGATCGAAAACCCGGTTGACGGAGTCTGGAAGGTGGAGGTGCTGCCAAGCAGCGAAAGCTTCAGTCTCGTGGTGGAGGTAGAGTGA
- a CDS encoding radical SAM protein, which translates to MGLVKVYFGNRVLRKKRPVIFAHMVTFRCNMRCHYCMYWKKSGEEVSLGEVVKMLKEASEEGLAIYTATGGEPLLRNDIEQIVSAARDYGFYTTLVTNGLLLKRRGLSGLDLLTVSLDTLDREKFARITGVNALNEVVDAIKWASERFRMNVNVVVHEENANEIFRLVEFADSLGIGITFEPVSSYFAGCASISPKTLRRTFAEILRLKRDYRCIWNTEGYLRLVMETQNFPCLPYFLLRVNPDGTVIAPCYEVDHVAVGNLTSQTLKSVVSSDAFIKSCEVGECGKCYLLCYVEPSMVFSSLRWAVKSIYGILKA; encoded by the coding sequence ATGGGACTTGTTAAGGTGTACTTCGGAAACAGGGTACTAAGAAAAAAGAGGCCCGTGATTTTCGCGCACATGGTAACCTTCAGGTGCAACATGCGATGTCACTACTGCATGTACTGGAAGAAAAGCGGAGAAGAGGTGAGTCTGGGTGAAGTCGTGAAGATGCTGAAAGAGGCCTCTGAGGAGGGGCTGGCGATCTACACGGCAACTGGTGGAGAGCCCCTTCTGAGGAACGACATTGAGCAGATCGTTTCTGCTGCGAGGGACTATGGCTTTTACACGACCCTCGTTACGAATGGTCTTCTCCTAAAAAGGAGGGGGCTGAGCGGCTTGGATCTGCTCACTGTAAGTCTCGATACCTTGGACAGGGAAAAGTTCGCCAGAATTACCGGGGTAAATGCTCTGAATGAGGTTGTGGATGCCATTAAGTGGGCTTCCGAGAGGTTCCGGATGAACGTAAATGTGGTTGTGCATGAGGAGAACGCGAATGAGATTTTCAGGCTTGTTGAATTCGCAGACTCACTTGGAATTGGGATAACATTCGAGCCAGTCTCAAGTTACTTTGCCGGATGTGCGAGCATCTCACCAAAAACTCTAAGAAGAACCTTTGCCGAGATACTGAGATTGAAGAGGGATTACAGGTGCATATGGAACACGGAAGGGTATTTAAGGCTGGTAATGGAAACTCAGAATTTCCCGTGCCTTCCATACTTCCTGCTCAGAGTCAATCCAGACGGAACTGTAATTGCTCCCTGTTACGAGGTTGACCATGTAGCGGTTGGAAACCTCACTTCTCAAACCTTGAAAAGCGTCGTGAGCAGCGACGCCTTCATTAAATCATGTGAGGTAGGGGAGTGCGGGAAGTGCTATCTGCTTTGCTATGTTGAGCCTTCGATGGTGTTTTCAAGCTTGAGATGGGCCGTGAAAAGCATTTACGGGATCTTGAAAGCGTGA
- a CDS encoding type II glyceraldehyde-3-phosphate dehydrogenase, protein MKVKVAINGYGTIGKRVADAVSLQDDMEVVGVTKTKPDFEARMGAEKYGLYAAIPDRVKAFEDAGIEVKGTIEDLLEKADIVVDCSPGKVGAENKPLYEKAGVKAIFQGGEKAHVAEVSFSSLANYDDAVGKSFVRVVSCNTTGLARVLSILRDMYELRKVRATMIRRVVDPKEDKKGLVNGIMPDPVKLPSHHAEDVKTVLPDVNIVTTAFKVPTTLMHLHSIAVEIDGNVSVDDVISRFDEEPRIMLFSKEEGFTSTAKIIEFAREYRLRYDLFENAVWRESINFHDGELYITQAIHQEAIVVPENIDAIRAMFELADKQESMKKTNRTLGIA, encoded by the coding sequence ATGAAGGTTAAGGTGGCGATAAACGGTTACGGAACTATCGGAAAGAGGGTTGCCGATGCAGTTAGCCTGCAGGACGACATGGAAGTGGTGGGAGTAACGAAAACTAAGCCGGACTTCGAGGCGAGGATGGGGGCAGAGAAGTACGGGCTCTATGCAGCGATTCCCGACAGGGTGAAGGCCTTTGAGGATGCTGGCATAGAGGTGAAGGGAACAATAGAGGACCTGCTCGAGAAAGCAGATATAGTTGTGGACTGCTCCCCGGGGAAGGTTGGGGCCGAGAACAAGCCCCTTTACGAGAAGGCCGGAGTCAAGGCCATATTTCAGGGTGGAGAGAAGGCTCACGTTGCTGAGGTCTCATTCAGCTCTCTCGCGAATTACGATGACGCTGTGGGAAAGAGCTTCGTAAGGGTGGTGAGCTGCAACACCACAGGTCTTGCAAGGGTCCTGTCAATCCTGAGGGACATGTACGAGCTCAGGAAGGTCAGGGCCACTATGATAAGAAGGGTCGTTGATCCAAAGGAGGACAAGAAGGGTCTTGTGAACGGCATAATGCCCGATCCCGTCAAGCTACCGTCCCACCATGCCGAGGATGTGAAGACGGTGCTTCCGGACGTGAACATCGTCACGACAGCATTCAAGGTGCCCACAACGCTCATGCACCTTCACAGCATAGCTGTAGAGATTGATGGAAACGTTAGTGTGGATGACGTCATTTCAAGATTCGATGAGGAGCCCAGGATAATGCTCTTCTCCAAGGAGGAGGGCTTCACCTCAACTGCCAAGATAATAGAGTTCGCGAGGGAGTACAGGCTTCGCTACGACCTCTTCGAGAACGCTGTTTGGAGAGAGAGCATCAACTTCCACGACGGAGAGCTCTACATAACCCAGGCCATCCATCAGGAGGCGATAGTCGTCCCTGAGAACATTGACGCAATAAGGGCGATGTTCGAGCTTGCTGATAAGCAGGAGAGCATGAAGAAGACGAACAGGACGCTTGGGATCGCTTGA
- a CDS encoding CooT family nickel-binding protein, with translation MCESKVILKKGESEEVVMEDVVRIEVENGKVKMWGLLGEYGEVEGRIVLMDFRQHRIVVEGGK, from the coding sequence ATGTGCGAGTCGAAGGTCATTCTGAAGAAGGGTGAGAGTGAGGAAGTTGTCATGGAGGATGTCGTCAGGATCGAGGTTGAAAACGGAAAGGTTAAAATGTGGGGCCTTCTTGGCGAGTATGGCGAGGTTGAGGGCAGGATAGTGCTGATGGATTTCAGGCAGCATAGGATAGTTGTGGAGGGAGGAAAATGA
- a CDS encoding radical SAM protein gives MKLQLEVTTSCNLSCEYCFRKRDKPNHVDLSLVEKVADADELVLYGYGEPLLHPQITRILEMVNGETMLSTNGMIDWNFDEVLELLDRIGISIDFDARHRKGLVFRKIEEKLKKAGEKATTQIVLTRDNIEILDELVRVSAENGANVQLTNVVAGNLEMYSKTLYFEGSRFCVETVRGLDRDFILSAIRDWSRGGGEWAEEYRKILDRVYEEGYSINIPYILESEGRIEVAMRAEEVVERCEDIARSYGVDFERASFFGDWRNRECPYEGMVFIRADGMVAPCMSFAYTHTEVVNDHFKSVNEHITADLNKVDIDSAFESMGQFNSLRKDMTENFPWCADCPHVSGCWYAKQNIDCYANSVSCSECLYSVKIARCLL, from the coding sequence ATGAAACTTCAGCTTGAGGTAACCACGTCCTGCAATCTGAGCTGCGAGTACTGCTTCAGAAAGAGGGACAAACCGAATCACGTGGATCTGAGCCTTGTTGAGAAGGTCGCGGATGCTGACGAGCTCGTGCTCTACGGTTACGGAGAACCCCTCCTTCACCCCCAGATCACGAGGATTCTCGAGATGGTTAACGGAGAGACGATGCTGAGCACCAACGGAATGATAGACTGGAACTTCGACGAGGTTCTCGAGCTGCTCGACAGGATAGGGATATCCATTGACTTCGACGCGAGACACAGGAAGGGACTGGTCTTCAGGAAGATCGAGGAGAAGCTGAAGAAGGCGGGCGAGAAGGCTACCACGCAGATAGTCCTGACGAGGGACAACATAGAGATACTAGACGAGCTCGTGAGGGTTTCAGCAGAAAACGGTGCGAACGTTCAGCTGACCAACGTTGTGGCTGGAAACCTGGAGATGTACTCCAAGACCCTCTACTTCGAGGGCAGCAGGTTCTGCGTTGAGACCGTGAGGGGGCTCGACAGGGACTTCATACTCTCTGCAATAAGGGACTGGAGCAGGGGAGGTGGCGAGTGGGCAGAGGAATACAGGAAGATCCTCGACAGGGTTTACGAGGAGGGCTACTCGATAAACATCCCGTACATACTCGAGTCGGAGGGGAGGATCGAGGTGGCAATGAGAGCTGAGGAGGTTGTAGAGAGATGTGAGGACATAGCGAGGAGCTACGGAGTTGACTTCGAGAGGGCCAGCTTCTTCGGTGACTGGAGGAACAGGGAGTGCCCGTATGAGGGCATGGTGTTCATCAGGGCCGACGGAATGGTTGCCCCCTGCATGTCCTTCGCCTACACGCACACGGAGGTCGTGAACGACCACTTCAAGTCTGTAAATGAGCACATCACCGCAGATTTGAACAAAGTGGACATCGACTCGGCGTTCGAGAGCATGGGGCAGTTCAACTCCCTGAGGAAGGATATGACCGAGAACTTCCCGTGGTGTGCCGACTGTCCCCACGTCTCGGGGTGCTGGTATGCCAAGCAGAACATTGACTGCTACGCCAACAGTGTTTCCTGCTCGGAGTGTCTATACAGCGTGAAGATTGCGAGATGCCTGCTGTGA
- a CDS encoding aldehyde ferredoxin oxidoreductase family protein has product MGNGFMGSILRVDLSSGSLDVLDVDEEVARKYLGGKGYSVYLLWQYLKEYEKEGLSARDVDPLGEENVLIFGTGPATGVAGFPEAGRYHVMALRSPLTGSIASANSGGKWGPYLKFAGFDMIVIEGASSEPVYLEIIDGVAELRKASDLWGRSVFDTTAILERRYEEKVSVACIGPAGENLVNYAAIMNDYHRAAGRTGVGAVMGSKMLKAIVVGGSFRPEIAKPDEFKEATKSALDKIKQNPVTGEGLPKYGTAVLVNVINESGALPYKNWQGAYHEKANDISGETMAEKYLDRNHACWGCSIACGRATSVKKGPWQVLNSEGPEYESIWSLGNDTGVIDLEAIIKANHLCDELGLDTISMGSAIACAMELYERGKLTLEDTQGIEYNFGNPVALVDGVWKTAYRIGVGKYLALGSKRMAEIFGLDVSMSVKGLEMPAYDPRGIKGIGLNYATANRGGCHVTGYTVSPEIIGLPEKIDPLTYEGKAQWVKVFQDFTSTVNSTVNCLFTTFALGADDYASLLSAVTGWDMGAEDILTIGERIYNLERLIINKFGFNGKDDTLPRRLFEDPVPEGPTKGQVVSKEDFEKMKEEYYRLRGWVNGVPTEEKLKELGIV; this is encoded by the coding sequence ATGGGAAACGGTTTTATGGGGAGTATATTGAGAGTGGATCTTTCGAGCGGGTCTCTTGACGTGCTTGATGTAGACGAGGAGGTTGCAAGGAAGTACCTCGGCGGAAAGGGCTATTCCGTCTACCTGCTGTGGCAGTACCTGAAGGAGTACGAGAAGGAGGGTCTTTCAGCGAGAGATGTTGACCCGCTTGGAGAGGAGAACGTTCTCATCTTTGGCACCGGCCCTGCGACCGGTGTTGCTGGTTTTCCGGAGGCGGGCAGATACCACGTGATGGCCCTGAGAAGCCCGCTCACAGGCTCCATCGCCTCGGCGAACAGCGGTGGAAAGTGGGGGCCGTACCTGAAGTTCGCAGGCTTCGACATGATCGTGATTGAGGGCGCGTCGAGCGAGCCCGTGTACCTCGAGATTATTGACGGTGTGGCCGAGCTGAGGAAGGCGAGCGACCTCTGGGGCAGGAGCGTTTTTGACACCACGGCGATTCTGGAGAGAAGGTACGAGGAGAAGGTCAGCGTCGCGTGCATAGGGCCTGCAGGAGAGAACCTCGTGAACTATGCTGCGATAATGAACGACTACCACAGGGCGGCAGGCAGAACTGGTGTAGGAGCGGTGATGGGCAGCAAGATGCTGAAGGCGATAGTCGTCGGAGGGAGCTTCAGGCCGGAGATTGCCAAGCCGGATGAGTTCAAGGAGGCGACAAAGAGCGCGCTCGACAAGATAAAGCAGAACCCCGTCACGGGAGAGGGGCTGCCCAAGTACGGTACTGCCGTGCTTGTGAACGTGATAAACGAGAGCGGCGCTCTGCCCTACAAGAACTGGCAGGGCGCATACCATGAGAAAGCCAATGACATAAGCGGAGAGACGATGGCAGAGAAGTACCTCGACAGGAACCACGCCTGCTGGGGATGCTCTATCGCATGCGGCAGGGCAACTTCGGTGAAGAAGGGGCCGTGGCAGGTTCTCAACTCCGAGGGGCCTGAGTACGAGTCGATCTGGAGCCTTGGAAACGACACGGGCGTGATTGACCTCGAGGCGATAATCAAGGCCAACCACCTGTGCGACGAGCTCGGACTGGACACGATTTCCATGGGCTCGGCCATAGCATGCGCGATGGAGCTCTACGAGAGGGGCAAGCTCACACTCGAGGACACGCAGGGCATAGAGTACAACTTCGGCAACCCTGTAGCTCTCGTTGATGGAGTCTGGAAGACTGCTTACAGGATAGGGGTTGGGAAGTATCTGGCTCTCGGCTCGAAGAGAATGGCGGAGATATTTGGCCTCGACGTCTCAATGAGCGTTAAGGGCTTGGAGATGCCCGCTTACGATCCGAGGGGCATAAAGGGCATAGGCCTGAACTACGCAACAGCCAACAGAGGCGGGTGCCACGTCACCGGCTACACGGTGAGTCCGGAAATCATCGGCCTGCCGGAGAAGATAGACCCGCTCACGTACGAGGGCAAGGCGCAGTGGGTCAAGGTGTTCCAGGACTTCACGTCCACCGTGAACTCAACGGTTAACTGCCTCTTCACGACCTTCGCCCTCGGAGCTGACGACTACGCGAGCCTCCTCTCAGCAGTTACAGGCTGGGACATGGGTGCGGAGGACATCCTGACCATTGGAGAGAGAATATACAACCTCGAGAGGCTGATAATCAACAAGTTCGGATTCAACGGCAAGGACGACACGCTGCCAAGAAGGCTCTTCGAGGATCCGGTTCCGGAGGGGCCGACGAAGGGACAGGTGGTCAGCAAAGAGGACTTCGAGAAGATGAAGGAGGAGTACTACAGGCTGAGAGGCTGGGTGAACGGAGTCCCGACGGAGGAGAAGCTGAAGGAGCTCGGAATAGTCTGA
- a CDS encoding PAS domain S-box protein → MINCSKFNEDFWRLVADKSLAGIYVHDDQYRILYVNEIVEKATGYSREELVGSSILDLVYHEDLEKIKKVLDKIFDEEIVSYECRYLTKSGKVRWVWGYVTPVRCEDGLYVIGNWIDITKRKQLEEQLKENSELFRVLVHESPNPAYIVQGEKFVYANKSLLDLLGYTWDELKRMNPLNFVHPEDRETVERRYRERLSGKRAAETYSWRVITKDGSVFWVTGRPSRIMYKGKPAVTSILVDTTDLHMLTSELKKKSEYLSLVNKILRHDILNDITVVEAALEMNDEKLRENAMRKIDRIVTLIKESKAIEEAVGATYSVNLADYVREVARSYECVADIQYSLMDVFVKANESVKSVIDNILRNAVTHSGRERVTILLETCVEGRFGVLRIRDDGKGVPDEIKDRVFEEGFSTIGSTGLGLFIAKKVVELLGGEIKVYDNVPSGAVFELKLRRY, encoded by the coding sequence ATGATAAATTGTAGCAAATTTAACGAGGACTTCTGGAGGCTTGTGGCCGACAAGTCGCTCGCTGGAATTTACGTTCACGATGATCAGTACAGGATACTTTACGTGAACGAAATTGTTGAGAAGGCGACGGGGTACAGCAGAGAGGAGCTGGTTGGCTCGTCCATTCTCGATCTGGTCTATCATGAGGATCTTGAAAAGATAAAGAAGGTGCTGGACAAGATATTCGACGAGGAAATCGTGAGCTACGAGTGCAGATACCTGACGAAGAGCGGAAAGGTCAGGTGGGTGTGGGGCTACGTCACCCCTGTGAGGTGCGAGGACGGGCTTTACGTTATAGGGAACTGGATCGACATAACGAAAAGGAAGCAGCTCGAAGAGCAGCTGAAGGAGAACAGCGAGCTGTTCAGGGTTCTCGTTCACGAATCCCCGAATCCCGCGTACATAGTTCAGGGAGAGAAGTTCGTCTACGCCAACAAGTCCCTCCTCGATCTGCTCGGATACACGTGGGACGAGCTGAAGAGGATGAACCCGCTGAACTTCGTTCATCCCGAGGACAGGGAGACCGTGGAGAGGAGGTACAGGGAGAGGCTCAGCGGCAAGAGGGCGGCAGAGACCTACTCCTGGAGGGTCATCACGAAGGACGGGAGCGTTTTCTGGGTAACCGGAAGGCCGTCAAGGATCATGTATAAGGGGAAGCCGGCGGTGACGAGCATCCTCGTCGACACAACTGACCTGCACATGCTCACAAGCGAGCTTAAGAAGAAGAGCGAGTACCTCTCGCTCGTGAACAAGATTCTGAGGCACGACATACTGAACGACATAACCGTGGTGGAGGCGGCGCTGGAGATGAACGACGAAAAGCTCAGGGAGAACGCAATGAGGAAGATAGACAGGATTGTGACGCTTATAAAGGAGTCCAAGGCTATAGAGGAGGCCGTGGGTGCAACGTACAGCGTCAATCTGGCTGACTACGTGAGGGAGGTGGCGAGGAGCTACGAGTGTGTGGCCGACATCCAGTACTCCCTGATGGATGTGTTCGTCAAGGCCAACGAGTCGGTGAAGTCGGTGATAGACAACATTCTGAGGAATGCTGTCACCCACAGCGGCAGGGAGCGGGTGACGATTCTCCTTGAGACCTGCGTCGAGGGGAGGTTCGGAGTTCTTAGGATCAGGGATGACGGAAAGGGGGTTCCTGACGAGATAAAGGACAGGGTTTTCGAGGAGGGCTTCAGCACAATCGGCAGCACGGGGCTTGGGCTGTTCATCGCAAAGAAGGTCGTGGAGCTGCTCGGCGGAGAGATTAAAGTTTACGATAACGTACCTTCTGGGGCGGTTTTCGAGCTGAAGCTCAGGAGGTATTGA